One genomic region from Eptesicus fuscus isolate TK198812 chromosome 18, DD_ASM_mEF_20220401, whole genome shotgun sequence encodes:
- the RPL15 gene encoding 60S ribosomal protein L15, with the protein MGAYKYIQELWRKKQSDVMRFLLRVRCWQYRQLSALHRAPRPTRPDKARRLGYKAKQGYVIYRIRVRRGGRKRPVPKGATYGKPVHHGVNQLKFARSLQSVAEERAGRHCGALRVLNSYWVGEDSTYKFFEVILIDPFHKAIRRNPDTQWITKPVHKHREMRGLTSAGRKSRGLGKGHKFHHTIGGSRRAACRRRNTLQLHCYR; encoded by the exons ATGGGCGCTTACAAGTACATCCAGGAGCTATGGAGGAAGAAGCAGTCCGATGTAATGCGCTTTCTCCTCCGGGTGCGCTGCTGGCAGTACCGCCAGCTCTCTGCGCTCCACagggccccccgccccacccggccCGACAAAGCGCGCAGGCTGGGCTACAAGGCCAAGCAAG GTTATGTCATCTATCGGATTCGTGTTCGCCGTGGTGGCCGCAAACGCCCTGTTCCTAAGGGTGCCACCTACGGCAAGCCTGTCCATCACGGCGTTAACCAGCTGAAGTTTGCTCGAAGTCTTCAGTCTGTTGCCGAA GAGCGAGCTGGACGCCACTGTGGGGCTCTGAGAGTCCTGAATTCTTACTGGGTTGGTGAAGATTCCACGTACAAATTCTTTGAGGTTATCCTCATTGATCCATTCCATAAAGCTATCAGAAGAAATCCTGACACTCAATGGATCACCAAACCAGTCCACAAGCACAGGGAGATGCGAGGGCTGACATCTGCGGGCCGCAAGAGCCGTGGCCTTGGGAAGGGCCACAAGTTCCACCACACTATTGGTGGTTCTCGCCGTGCAGCTTGTAGAAGGCGCAATACTCTCCAGCTCCACTGTTACCGCTAA
- the NKIRAS1 gene encoding NF-kappa-B inhibitor-interacting Ras-like protein 1, translated as MGKGCKVVVCGLLSVGKTAILEQLLYGNHTIGMEDCETMEDVYMASVETDRGVKEQLHLYDTRGLQEGVDLPKHYFSFADGFVLVYSVNNLESFQRVELLKKEIDKFKDKKEVAIVVLGNKLDLSEQRQVDAEVAQQWAKSEKVRLWEVTVTDRKTLIEPFTLLASKLSQPQSKSSFPLPGRKNKGNSSSEN; from the exons ATGGGAAAGGGCTGCAAAGTCGTGGTTTGTGGCTTGCTATCTGTGGGGAAAACAGCAATTTTGGAGCAGCTCCTTTATGGGAATCATACTATTG GAATGGAAGATTGTGAAACAATGGAAGATGTGTACATGGCTTCAGTGGAAACGGATCGGGGAGTAAAGGAACAGTTACATCTTTATGACAccagaggcctgcaggagggcgtGGACCTACCGAAGCACTATTTCTCATTTGCCGATGGCTTTGTTCTGGTGTACAGCGTGAATAATCTTGAATCCTTTCAAAGAGTGGAGcttctgaagaaagaaattgataagttcaaagacaaaaaagag GTAGCAATTGTCGTATTAGGAAACAAACTCGACCTTTCTGAGCAGAGACAAGTGGATGCTGAAGTGGCACAGCAATGGGCAAAAAGCGAGAAGGTGCGACTGTGGGAGGTAACAGTTACAGATCGGAAAACTCTGATTGAACCATTCACTCTCTTAGCCAGCAAACTTTCCCAGCCCCAGAGCAAATCCAGCTTTCCTTTGCCTGGGAGGAAAAACAAAGGGAATTCTAGTTCTGAGAACTAA